The genomic window TCTTCCATCAATGTTTTCCCGGGCCACGGCTCTAGGCAGCACTCCGGCGTCGTGGTAGGGGCAATCTCCATGGAAACATGTCATGACGCCCTGTTGGAAGGGCCCATTTACGTCGCCGGGCACAGGGGGCTGGTCGGGGCGGCCATCGCCCGGGAACTGACCGGTCTGGGCGCGACGCTCGTCACCAGGACCCACCGCGAGCTGGACCTGACCAATCAGGCGGCGGTACGGGCCTTTTTCGACAGCGTACGGCCGGCGGCGGTGTTTCTGGCCGCGGCCAAGGTCGGCGGCATCCACGCCAACGACACCTATCCGGCCGATTTCATCCGCGACAACCTGTTGATCGCCACCCACGTCATCGACGCGGCCAAGAACGCGGGCGTCAAGAAGCTCGTCTTTCTCGGCTCCTCGTGCATCTACCCGAAGCTCGCCCCCCAGCCCATGCGCGAGGACTGCCTGCTCACCGGGCCGCTCGAGTCCACCAACCAGTGGTACGCCATCGCCAAGATCGCCGGCATCAAGATGTGCCAGGCCTACCGCCGCCAGTACGGGTTTTCGGCCATAAGCCTCATGCCGACCAACCTCTACGGCCCGGGGGACAATTTCACGCCCGTCAACTCCCATGTCATCCCGGGGCTCATGCGCCGCTTCCACGAGGCGAGGCTCGCCGGCAGCAAGCAGGTGGCCGTCTGGGGCACGGGCAACGCCCTGCGCGAATTTCTCCACGTCGACGACATGGCCCGGGCGGCCGTGGCCTGCTACCTGCGTTACGACGACGCGGAAATCGTCAATATCGGCTCGGGCCAGGAAGTCACCATCCGGGAACTGGCCACGCTCATGGCCAAGATAACGGGCTACCAAGGCGAAATCGTCTTCGATGCGTCCAAACCCGACGGCACGCCGCGCAAGGCCCTGGACATCGGCCGCCTGCGATCCCTCGGCTGGGAGCCCACGTTTTCCCTGGAAACGGGACTCGCGGAAACCTACCGCTGGTTCTGCGACAACATCGCCTCCGCCCGCATGGGGTAGAAAGAAGAAGACCGGGGGGAAACCTTTCTTGCAGAAAGGTTCTCCCCCCAGGCCCCCTTTCCAAAGATTTTTAATAGGGACCGAATGTTAAGCGTACGGCTTCCGGAACGATAAAAAATTTAGGAAGGGGAGAGCGCGAGAGGGGACAACCCTTTTTAAAGGGTTTCCCCTCTCGCATCTTCCCTTC from Solidesulfovibrio fructosivorans JJ] includes these protein-coding regions:
- a CDS encoding GDP-L-fucose synthase family protein, encoding METCHDALLEGPIYVAGHRGLVGAAIARELTGLGATLVTRTHRELDLTNQAAVRAFFDSVRPAAVFLAAAKVGGIHANDTYPADFIRDNLLIATHVIDAAKNAGVKKLVFLGSSCIYPKLAPQPMREDCLLTGPLESTNQWYAIAKIAGIKMCQAYRRQYGFSAISLMPTNLYGPGDNFTPVNSHVIPGLMRRFHEARLAGSKQVAVWGTGNALREFLHVDDMARAAVACYLRYDDAEIVNIGSGQEVTIRELATLMAKITGYQGEIVFDASKPDGTPRKALDIGRLRSLGWEPTFSLETGLAETYRWFCDNIASARMG